A stretch of the Papaver somniferum cultivar HN1 chromosome 6, ASM357369v1, whole genome shotgun sequence genome encodes the following:
- the LOC113287484 gene encoding uncharacterized protein LOC113287484 → MYGGCHGISIHSLGSLVVIQIYLESFDRMFEFITFYSLTLLLHGFLYLQPCSLFRTLLWIHTDQGDWIVQIASAWFTDIARTCEIVGQVSTHMIQVVSSADDYSYAIFLFVLIPSLGYQSYISTVHLIVSLSVHADAIIFERELNVTVATRYGYLGNLAKGLVRQSRISDILTELKCGVFNAIAFLLADWLEVNTCEQEYIKVLPNPSEVYMLVDSFKWTFILCSIGFWTVRNTTWVDIDFASDVYLAASSILRPTTLQGIPTSQHITAPYGRFSTNESLDYVRLPSTSFPSGTIDFSKVYFFKYIILIDLILLSFFASYLIVVKKFHL, encoded by the coding sequence ATGTATGGTGGGTGTCATGGGATTTCAATTCATTCTCTCGGATCATTGGTAGTCATTCAAATTTATTTAGAGAGTTTTGACCGTATGTTTGAGTTTATTACGTTTTATAGCTTAACCTTACTTCTCCATGGGTTCTTATATCTACAACCATGTAGTCTCTTTCGTACTTTGCTGTGGATTCATACGGATCAAGGTGACTGGATTGTCCAGATTGCTAGTGCTTGGTTTACCGACATTGCTAGAACTTGTGAAATTGTTGGACAGGTATCTACGCATATGATTCAAGTGGTCAGTTCAGCTGATGATTATTCTTATGCAATTTTTCTGTTTGTGCTGATTCCTAGCTTGGGGTATCAATCATACATTTCGACTGTACATTTGATTGTTTCTTTATCTGTTCATGCTGATGCAATTATTTTTGAGAGGGAACTGAATGTTACGGTGGCTACGAGATATGGATATTTGGGTAATTTGGCTAAGGGTTTAGTGCGGCAATCGCGTATTAGTGATATTCTCACGGAACTTAAATGTGGTGTGTTTAATGCTATAGCATTCCTACTTGCTGACTGGTTGGAGGTTAACACATGTGAACAAGAGTACATAAAGGTTCTGCCAAACCCTTCGGAAGTATACATGTTAGTGGATTCATTCAAGTGGACATTTATTTTGTGTTCAATCGGTTTCTGGACTGTTAGAAACACTACTTGGGTTGATATAGATTTTGCTTCAGATGTGTACCTTGCCGCCAGCTCTATTTTGCGACCCACTACATTACAGGGAATTCCAACTTCTCAGCACATTACCGCACCCTACGGGAGATTTTCGACAAATGAAAGCCTTGATTATGTACGTTTGCCTTCTACATCTTTTCCTTCTGGCACAATCGATTTCAGCAAGGTATACTTCTTCAAATACATAATTCTGATTGATTTAATACTGCTGAGTTTCTTCGCATCATATTTGATCGTGGTAAAGAAATTTCACCTGTAG
- the LOC113287483 gene encoding multiple organellar RNA editing factor 8, chloroplastic/mitochondrial-like gives MSVALCRALMIKTIPSSAALSRSLLTSSSIPVSQVPLSVRCFSHLTRVRPLVAFTEFRNRFPSTTLGGLKCLSTRATSSSLNDPQPNWNNRPPKETILLDGCDFEHWLIVMEKPEGDPTRDDIIDSYINTLSKVIGSEDEARMKIYSVSTRHYFAFGALVSEELSYKIKELPGVRWVLPDSYLNVREKDYGGEPFIDGKAVPYDPKYHEEWVRNNARANERSRRNDRPRNNDRSRNFERRRENMQSRDFQPTQPGSPPGGMPHNPNMQNPGGIPPNRNMQNPGQNMGGMPPNSNMQNPGQNMGGMPPNGNMHQNMGGPPGVHMQPNVGGMQHNAYAQNNMGGMPPNANMRGAPSPNAGHYNNNMPNNGGGQYRDAPPQGGGAPYQGGPPRDFNPNGNYQ, from the exons ATGTCGGTGGCTCTATGTAGAGCTCTGATGATTAAAACAATCCCATCATCTGCAGCCTTATCTCGATCTTTGTTGACATCTTCTTCTATTCCTGTATCTCAAGTCCCACTATCTGTTCGATGTTTTTCTCATCTGACTCGTGTTCGTCCTCTTGTTGCATTTACTGAGTTCAGAAATCGGTTTCCATCAACAACACTCGGTGGTTTGAAATGTTTGTCTACTCGTGCTACATCATCTTCTTTGAATGATCCACAACCTAACTGGAATAATCGTCCACCAAAGGAAACTATTTTACTCGATGGTTGTGATTTTGAACACTGGCTTATCGTTATGGAGAAACCTGAAGGTGATCCTACTAGAGATGATATCATTGATAGCTACATCAATACTCTATCTAAAGTTATAGGAAG TGAAGATGAAGCAAGGATGAAAATATACTCAGTATCAACCAGACATTACTTTGCTTTTGGGGCCCTTGTTTCTGAGGAACTTTCTTACAAGATCAAGG AATTGCCTGGAGTGCGCTGGGTTCTTCCTGATTCTTACTTGAATGTGAGAGAGAAAGATTATGGAG GTGAACCTTTCATCGATGGAAAAGCTGTTCCTTATGATCCCAAATACCACGAGGAATGGGTGAGGAACAATGCACGAGCAAACGAGAGGTCCAGGCGCAATGATAGGCCACGTAACAACGACAGGTCCAGGAACTTTGAGAGGAGGAGAGAAAATATGCAAAGCCGCGATTTCCAGCCAACCCAACCAGGATCTCCTCCAGGAGGTATGCCACATAATCCCAACATGCAGAATCCAGGAGGTATACCACCTAATCGCAACATGCAAAACCCTGGTCAAAACATGGGAGGTATGCCACCAAATAGCAATATGCAAAACCCTGGTCAAAACATGGGAGGCATGCCACCAAATGGCAATATGCATCAAAACATGGGCGGTCCACCTGGTGTACATATGCAGCCAAATGTGGGAGGTATGCAACATAATGCATATGCACAGAACAATATGGGAGGTATGCCCCCAAATGCAAACATGAGAGGTGCACCATCACCTAATGCtggacattataataacaatatgCCGAACAACGGAGGAGGACAGTATAGAGATGCTCCACCTCAAGGTGGAGGTGCGCCCTACCAAGGGGGGCCACCTAGAGATTTCAACCCAAATGGCAACTATCAATAG